The Pongo abelii isolate AG06213 chromosome 3, NHGRI_mPonAbe1-v2.0_pri, whole genome shotgun sequence DNA window TTAGAACACTTCTGTTTCTTAGTTTGTAGAGTCCTCCTTTGTAATTATGCCAAgaatttttcatgaaaaattatttgctttcagtaaaattataaagaagaattgattcttcatttttaatgcaCTATATTTTGCATCCGAATCTATCTTTAAAGGATGTACTGCTTTTATACCATGCTTCTGAATCTTGTATTTGCTTGAGTTTCTTAGGTTTTaggtaacattttaaaacatctttcatTATGAAAAATTGCAAGCATGTACAAGAATAGAATAGTACTCGTCATCCAACTTCAACAGTTGTCGACTCAGGgacaattttgttttaattataaccTTCATTACTCCCTTTCCCTTTTTGTTATATGCAAACATTTTACTGAAGTCTAATGTACATATAGAAAAGTACACAAATCATGTCTACAGCTTGAGGAATTTTATACATccccttgtattattttgaagcagTTGTCATGCTTTACCTATGTATTCCATccttatattttaaacaaatgccATTATAAAGACCATGCTTGTATAATGAAGCTATTTCCATATCTTTGGTGTATTGATAACTAGTTGCAACAGACTTTCCAAAATAATCCAGAATAATACTATAAAAcagtttgatatggtttggctatgtccccacccacatctcatcttgaattcccatgtgtggtgggaaggacccggtgggaagtagttgaatcatgggggcaggtctttcctttgctgttcttgtgatagtgagtaagtctcacaagatctgatggttttaaaaatgggagtttccctgcatgagctctctctctttgcctgctgccatccatgtaagacatgacttgctcctccttgccttccaccatcattgtaaggcctccccagccacgtggaactataagtccattaaacctctttcttttgtaaattgcctagtcttgcatatgtctttctcagcagcatgaaaacagactaatacacaattGTTCCTCATAGTGAAACTATCTGATTGTTGTTGACATTTTAAGCAAATAGGAGGTGGGGAGATAAGGAGTCCATGCAGTAAGATGTCTATAgctccttttctaccataaacAAATAATTGTTGTTTAGGTGATTTGTCTTTAAAGCACTCTGTTTGTCCAGAAAATTTACCCAAACCTTCAAATTACTTTCAAGTCAAATCACATAGCTTGTGAAGAACTCCAAGAGGGTGACGGGACACAGTGGCagtaaagttaatatttttctttttctttttcttttccctatcATAGGCAGTAGGACTTGTGACAGCTTTTCTaggtaggaaagaaaagaaggaagggaagaaataaatagCAATAGATGActcaatacatacatacatatatacatgtaaagcagaagggaggagaaagaagctGAGGGAAAAAAGGATGGATAAGGAGAGAAAGCCTGCAGGACCTTGGGGTATTGTCTGGTCCATGGTGTGACTGCACATAAGAAGAGCACTctcgggctgggcgcggtggctcacgcctgtaatcccagcactttgggaggccgaggcaggcggatcacgaggtcaggagatcaagaccatcctggctaacatggtgaaaccccgtctctactaaaaatacaaaaaattagccgggcgtggttgcaggcgcctgtagtcccagctattcaggaggctgaggcaggagaatggcctgaatccaggaggtggagcttgcagtgagcagagatcacgccactgaactccagcctgggtgacagagtgagactccgtctcaaaaaaaaaaaaaaaaaaaaaaaaggagcactCTCTATCCTTTGAAAACTCACTGGAGATTCTGGACATAAGAActgcttcatttctttctcttgcccattGGAAATAAGCTTTCTAGAAttcattataattaaattaaattgtataggtataatgaaaaaattaacaGTGTTCCATGGAGATCTCTTCCATGAACTCAtgcttatttttaataacatcaGTATCTTTAGGGAAAGTAAAAATGTGAGCAACCAAATGGGTAGGTTAGAGAGTGAGAGCAGGGGAGGATGTGGAATCCACGCTGCTCACCCTGAGACGCTCTCATAGCTTCAGCAGCGTGGCGCTGGCAGTGACAGCCCGTCGCACTGACCACCCTGCTTCTCCAAGGTGTGGAGTGACAGCTCAGTGTGACCAGACCACCCAGGTTAAATGGCCTGCGTGCTGAGGCATGGTGTTCTGGACTATGGTCAACCTTTGTTATACTCctgaaagatttattttattttagcttaaAAAGctgtatgaaattattttttgtatcatgtctaaaaatgaaatttttctcAGTTAACCCCAAGTGTACTAACTTATTCAGAGAGTGCTGATTTGTGGACTCTTCTCATGTTTGTTGGGTGGTATCTATATTTTAACCATTTCTCAAATCATTAGCAcctttatttttagcatttttggcAGGCCAAAAATATAGAGGAGATAAAAATTGAACTCATCGGTTTAGATGCATTTTAATAGTTCTAGCAAAAGACTCTTTGGAAATTGGATTTTAATTATAACTTGAAATATGAATTTTATTCAGTATTTCTTGTTGATAGCCAAGCacatttaaggggaaaaaattgtTTCAGATTTTTAGTCATTCCTATACCTCAGCACTTTCCATACTGAAAATTTGAGAAACTACTTAATACTAGTTCTAACTGATCTTTAGGGAAGTTTGTggtatccttttctttttcttttttaaaatagagacgggctcttgctatgttgcccaggctgtgctcgaactcctggccttaagcattcctcctgccttggcttcccagagttgggattataggcatgagctaccacacccagcctgactaTCATTTTCAAGCTAGAGCTGTAGCTGAAATTCTGGGCTTGGTAAGCACTCAGCATTCCTCAGTAACAGGACTACCTGTGGAGAATTCCttcagagctgggcatggtggcccacacctgcaatcccagcactttgggaggctgagatgggcagattgcttgaggcccggagttcgagaccagcctggccaacatggtgaaagctggtctctactaaaaacacacacacacacacacacacaaaagaaccaggcatggtggcatgcatgtgcctgtagtcccagctattagggaggctgaggcaggagaatcactttaactcaggaggtggaggttgcaatgagctgagatcgcaccactgcactctagcctgggcgacagagagactccatctcaacaacaacaacaacaaaaaagaagtccTCCAGTTATGGatgtgctttcattttattttccattctttggCTGTTAACGCTGTTATTAGTTTATATATCCCAGGCCCCGGTGGTAGTAACTACTTTACCCAGGCCTGTTCAGGCACCCCTCACTGTCCAGCTTCTGTCCTTTCCACTAGGCCTATAAAATGATCAAACTTTTTTATATGTGCAAGTATTTTCATGTGTGTCCCCTCTGTCTTTGTTGTAAATGAAACTTTGTGTTTCCCCCAAACCTGTATGTCGTGAGCAGACTTCTGGAAGGGATCACTCCCCACAGCTCACTGGGAACCTAGGTAGAAGGGTACCACTTCCAGACCATTGCTCTCACTGCCATcagcctcacttttttttttttcactgtttactacaaaacaaagtaattttaagatatttttaaaaattgatgttaAGAAGCTAGATTATTAGGTAACTTCTTATAATATGTGAcattaaatattttgagaaattcttgGTTTCGTTGGAAGGCATTTGTAATGATAAACCTTTTTTCAGTTATAATAAGATACTAAGCAGAGATAATTTTGTCATCCCAGATAGCAATTTCTTATTAACAATTGATAACATTTGAACTGAAAGAGACTCTTggctttatttctatatttttttctacttaggtATTTAACTTTTTTGACATCCTCTTATCCCCTCAATAGGATCCAAAATATgtctaaaattaattcaaaagaaaaataactatttgaaTTATTGCTTGTGTTTGAAAACAATATTTACTGTAGTATTccacagtttcttctttttttaggctaagacaattaaataaaaatgtaagggaTAAGAAATATAGTTGAAGTCACAAtaaagtatgttttcttttatggacataaaacataaattttaaatgttggctctttaagaaaaaaattctcctgGTAAATATTATGCATAACCATTGCCCGATAATGTACACAGCTGTTTTccaacatatgtatatacatagtgGTTCACTTAAGACCAGCCCTGTTAGAACCTTCTGAATATAATGTGCTCTTAATTTATAAATGGGCTACCCTCagtgtataaaatatataggcatatatgttatacatacaaagtaaaaaatataaaaaggaaagatggaagaaaaaagaaagtatgctTTTCTGTAAGATCCAGACAGAAAGTCATTATAATTAGTGGGACCATGGAAAATATTGTAAGGATTTCAGTTTTGGCAAatacttttcagaaaaatatcCAAGATATGAGAACACTAAAtgtctattttaataatttagtaGATGTTTCTATTCAAACATTCAGTGAAGGTGTTTCCATCTTCTACTATGTAGAAAAGAAGACTTTTGGGGTGTCTGTTAAAAGCAAAGAGCTGCTCATTTTTAACAGGTTAGTAATAACCTTTTAATCAAGTATATGTCATGCAGAGACTCAAATCCTGTTCCAGTAGTGTTTGAGTATGTTTGATGGAAGATTCCAATGGTGAGGATCTGAATTCTTCCTACATCTTAGAGGGAATGGAGCGGGATGTTATGGCAATGGAGGGGGTCAGCCCCAAAGATAGCTGGCCCAACCTTAACTgtggatgttaaaaaaaaaaaacacacacacacacaccaaatattTCTATATCATTCTTtttgctgcattttctttattttaagccACAGGTCTACTTGGAGGGTCATGCAGCAagtggcttataaataaaatcGAAGTCTATGAATAGTGTCATCGCATTAAGAGACAATTGCTGGGTTGTTCTTGCATTATGTAAAAAGCTCGCATCTTGGGAATCCATGAGTTGGTAGGTTTTATGGAATACCTGAGATGTACCTTGCTCCGATTAACATTGCCATGCTACTCACTATAAAAAAGCCCAAGGGCAGACTACAGAAGACACTAGGGTCACCACTTTCTGGAGATCGAGTTGTAACCCAACCCATTGACTTCATCACAGCTTTCTTCCATGTAGAATAACGGATTTCACTTTCCTCAGCATTAATCTGAGGTTCAAACCGCTCCATCGTGACGGCAGACAAATCCTCAGGTTCAAGACTCCATACATCGACTCCTTCTGCAGCCCCTGCCACCATGGCAGCACCCAGTGCAGTGGTTTCAGGCATCAAGGGCTTCACTACTGGAATATACAGAATGTCTGCTTGTAGCTGCATAAGAATTTTGTTGCTGGTCATTCCTCCATCTACCTGCAAATGACTGAGTGGAATTCCACAGTCTCGATTCATGGCATCCAAAATCTCTCGAGTTTGGAAACAAACAGCTTCTAATGCAGCAAAAGCAATATGGCATTTATTGGTGAACTGAGTGAGTCCACAGATTATCCCTCTTGCGCTGGGCTCCCAATAAGGTGCATATAACCCCGAAAATGCTGGGACGAAGTAGCAGCCGTAAGAAGTACCTACTTCTTTAGCaagtttttcagtttcttctgaGGTCTTTATAATTCCAAGATTGTCTCTTAGCCAGCGAATAACAGCACCAGCTATAGCTACAGAACCTTCTAAAGCATAATATACCGGTTTGTCTCTGCCAAGTTTGTAAGCCACTGTGGTGAGAAGGCCATGATCAGAAAATACACACTTATGGCCTGTATTACATAGTAAGAAACATCCTGTTCCATACGTATTTTTGGCTTGTCCAATCTGGAAGCACATTTGTCCCACCAGTGCAGCAGACTGGTCCCCTAAACACCCAGATATTGGCACACCTTCCAAGGCCCCAGCTTTCATTAGGCCATAGATCTCAGAAGAACTCCGAACATGTGGAAGAATTTCCATTGGAATTCCAAAAAATTCACAGAGTTGTTTATCCCATTCCAAAGAATGAATGTTGAAAAGCATAGTCCTACTTGCATTTGTTACATCTGTACAGTGGACACCTCCATTGACGCCTCCTGTCAAACTCCAAATAAGCCATGAATCAATAGTCCCAAAAAGAGCTCGTTTTTCTTCAACGGCCTTTTGAACTTTTCTCACATTGTCAAGGAGCCAGCGAAGTTTCACTGCACTGAAGTAAGTGCTAAGTGGAAGGCCTGTCTTGGACTTGACAAAGTTATTATTTCCTGGAATTCTTTTACTAAGACTCTCAACGGTAGACTGTGTTCTTAGATCAAGCCACACCACAGCATTGTAGAGAGGCTCTCCAGTTATCTTGTCCCAGACTACAGTGGTTTCCCTCTGGTTGCTGACACCAATAGCTTTTATGTTGGAAATACCAACATTGAGCTGTCCAAGTTTCTCACATGTTTTCTCTATACACTCATAGACAGAATGTAGAATTTCCTTAGGGTCCTGTTCCACCCATCCTTCTCTTGGGAACTCTTGTTTTATTTCCACTTGATGATGACTAAGTAGTTCAGCTGTTCTTGAATTGAAAACCAAAAAGCGCGTGGAACTGGTGCCCTGGTCCACCGCCCCCACCAGTGGCCCCAAAACTGCCGTCTTTGAGGCTGCCATGAAACCAGCTTCAGGTCTGCCCGCGTTTGCCGCCGGTTTCCTGGGTGACGGCggcgggagggggaggggcgggTGACGAGTCCACAGAGCGAGGTCGCGCACGTCCGCTGAACCAGCCTCACTTCTTTACCGGCTGGCTGGCAGGCTACTGCATTCTCTCTGCAGCTCATTTTCTCTCTTGGCCTCTAGGCATACATCTGTCTTTAACACTGAGATTATCTTTCCCtgtgtattttgtttctcctgccATCAACGCCTTCAGAATCTATACTGTTGGCTCACGTGAGACTCCTTCATATCTCCTTGTGACTATCATCTTCCCCCCACAAACCCATTCATCACCTTAGACTGCAGTTCCAGGGTCTGTTGGACCTTTCTGGTATTTAGAACTCTGGGGTCCCCACCTTGGTTCGGACTAGATGTGtgccttctcattctcttgtATTTCTTCATAAATCTGTGCTCTTTGGCCCTTGTTCTTCCAGCCAACTCTTGGCCGTTTAGCCTAGACCCAGTAGTCAGTTATTTCAAAGCTATCCTCTTTATGTGCCTGTCATTGCCCACACTGTTGTGAGTGATAGGTAACAGGCTCAATACAATTTAACCCTTGCTTATAATCTAACTTTATAGTCCAGTAACAATAAACTCACACCCTAATTAAGTATATTTGGAATATGCGTTATTCTCTGTAAAACCAGTTTTTATAACAGTTTCTTCTACAGAAAATTTACTTCAATCATTTGCCCACCTTTCTATAATTTAGGCTAGGAATCACTGCTTGGAATAAACATCGGTTAGAACAAGCTCGTGATTTGAATGCCGCCCTCTTGAAAGAAATTTGTGTTGAGTGAGTGGTTTTAATAATAGTATTACTAGCCTTAGCCATGGGATATGCATGCCAAAGAATAGATGCTGATTATTCAAGGGTCTATTGCAATGTTAATTTACTGATACAGAAGATTCTTCCTTTGGAGAACTGTGAAAGCACTTGATACACAGCACTTTTTAGCTGAAGTCATGCCAACTCAAATGACGCTTCTTAAAAGagttaattatttgtatattcatGCATTCATTATGGTCCTCTTTGTTCCTTAGTAAACTACATGCAGTCTCTGCTGTGCCTTGTTGACAGGAATTTTTTCTAGCTTACATGAGTTAACTGTTTTCAGGTTTCATTAAAACTTCCTTATGTTAATAGAACTGCTGGAGacatatatagtttttttctcCTAAAGATTAATAGTGTTGGAAGTCAAAGAATCACAGAGTATTAATGTTATAGGAAATCTTAGCAGTTATCTAGTCTAacactttcattttattaattaggAAAATGAAGACCAGAGATGTTTCTATTTTCCCAAAAACACTTTGTCTGTTAGGAATGAGCTGCTTGTGGATCTAAGAGACTATTGTTATTCATACTTTTGCCCTCACTTCTTGAATGGGACTCTGCATTGAGTATAGAGGAATTATGGAGACCCATCatggcattttaattttgttcaaaaaGGTGCTTGGTGTTTAGAAATCAAATACAAAGGGTACTTTGTACCTTATTACAGGATACAAAACAACAACACTTGAGACTTATATTGTTGATTTTATTACACTTATTTGGGATGAGGGTCCTAACCTGatgctctctttcttttttttttttttttttccattttttattgagatggagtctcgctctgtcacccaggctggagtgcagtggtgtgatcttggctcactgcgagcgctgcctcccgggttcacgccattctcctgtctcagcctcctgagtagctgggactacaggtgcctgccaccacacctggctaattttttgtatttttagtagagataggggttcactgtgttagccaggatggtctcgatctcctgacctcgtgatccacccgcctcagcctcccaaagtgctaggattacaggcgtgagccactgtgcccaaccctgATGCTCTCTCTTGACCTGGTATGGCAAATTCTAGGGACTGTCTTTCATTTCATGATTAGCTTATTTTATTTCCTGGAGGGAAACAGAAAAGTTCAATTGCTTTAGAGAGTAATGAGCATATATGTTCAttatggaaggaatggaatgtatattccatatacatatatggaaggatgcatatgtatattatatattatgtgtgtgtagTTTATGTGTTTAACGTATATAGCATATTGATGGCATAGTCTTTACTACCTGGAATTGTGCCCTACTGCAGTTATGGTATTTGTTTAGAGAGAAGAAATTGATGATTAAATGTCGGTATAACTATGTTGGGCTTTATTCAGTGGCCAGTGGTGAACTACTGAAGGTAAATTACTAATGTCACAAGCTATGATCCATAAACAAAATGACCAGTCAGTATGTGGGTGAAAGGTTTGAAAGCAATAATTGAGCTTGGTAGTAGGGTTAGAACTAGGGTAATGAACATAGGAGGTGAATGAAGCAAGATCATAGATGTGGGAACTAACTCTGAGTATAAGTAGAGGAAACAGATTAAACTCTGAGATGACCTGCCTTTTAGCATTACATTTTAGGTAAATTCTTTGTAGGTACATTTTAGTGTGTACATATTTGCAGCAAGTGTGCAGTAGCTGTTGATTTTTACTGTACCTTACTGAGATACAGTAGGATGAAAAAGAATTCATTCACTGAAACGGAAGAATTTTTCACTTTGGCTGTGTTGTGTTAGGCTTATATTAACCAAACTAATGCAAAGATGTTAGGCTTATGGTTAATGGTATATTCAATGGGAACCAATTATGTAATCGTGTCGAGAAAGGCGTAAGGTGATTATCCTGTTCTGTTCTGTCCAGATCAGACCATAGCTATGAAATTGAGTTTGTTTTTCGGTTCAGTGTTTTGAGAGAGACTGATGCACTAGAGCCCTGAATTTATAGTCAGGGTGATGATGAAGACTCCAAATCATGTTGTGCAAGCAGTGGTTGAAGGACATAGGACTGTACAGACCATTGAAGGATAATCTGGGAAAATATAATGTTCTCTGTAAGATTTTGAGGAATTTCATAAGAGACAGATTAATTAATCTTGTTCTGTTTATTGTGGTGGCAGAATTATCAGTGTTACAAAATAAGAGTCAAAAAGATTTTAGAGCAATGTACAGAAGAACTTCTAATAGTAAGtgtttgtattagtccgtttccatgctgttgataaagacatatccgagactgggcaatttacaaaagaaagaggtttattggacttcacagttccacatggctggggagacctcacaatcatggtgaaaggcaaggaggagcaagtcatatcttatgtggatggcagcaggcaaagagagcttgtacaAGGaagctcccatttttaaaaccatcagatctcatgatacccattca harbors:
- the GK3 gene encoding glycerol kinase 3, producing MAASKTAVLGPLVGAVDQGTSSTRFLVFNSRTAELLSHHQVEIKQEFPREGWVEQDPKEILHSVYECIEKTCEKLGQLNVGISNIKAIGVSNQRETTVVWDKITGEPLYNAVVWLDLRTQSTVESLSKRIPGNNNFVKSKTGLPLSTYFSAVKLRWLLDNVRKVQKAVEEKRALFGTIDSWLIWSLTGGVNGGVHCTDVTNASRTMLFNIHSLEWDKQLCEFFGIPMEILPHVRSSSEIYGLMKAGALEGVPISGCLGDQSAALVGQMCFQIGQAKNTYGTGCFLLCNTGHKCVFSDHGLLTTVAYKLGRDKPVYYALEGSVAIAGAVIRWLRDNLGIIKTSEETEKLAKEVGTSYGCYFVPAFSGLYAPYWEPSARGIICGLTQFTNKCHIAFAALEAVCFQTREILDAMNRDCGIPLSHLQVDGGMTSNKILMQLQADILYIPVVKPLMPETTALGAAMVAGAAEGVDVWSLEPEDLSAVTMERFEPQINAEESEIRYSTWKKAVMKSMGWVTTRSPESGDPSVFCSLPLGFFIVSSMAMLIGARYISGIP